In Episyrphus balteatus chromosome 4, idEpiBalt1.1, whole genome shotgun sequence, the sequence TGATGAAAAGCCATTTAAGAAGATGATCGCTTCACTGCCTACAAACTTGTACGACATGTGCATGTAAAGTGAAGTGTGGAAACAATGGCATCTTGAAAATGGTAATTGTTTCAAAGCATCATTTAGCTTCCCAATTGGTTGcaggtaatatttttattgattctcCTTTTTTGGTTCGATATATTCCTTATTCCTTCTTCACATGTACTCTGCCTGCACTGATGTCGTCCTGTTTCTGTAGGAGATGTCTTCTAGAAATGGGTTTAAAGCCCTAATCGAGATCCCGAGAAAATGATATCTGCATGAATCTTCTTCGCAATTACTTTCCCCTCCTAAACAGTTATGCAGCGGGAGGAATTAAAGCAATACAAATGGATTCCCAACACAACCAACCCTACAATTGAAATCCGGGTCTGAGCACCTCGAGGACAACCTAgacagcagactttttaaattaagtttatccatgtattatattttttatattttatgacttttattttgttgaccAATTTGTATTTAATAGTTTGGGttggaaaatgtattttaaaacgaCCAAAAAAGCCGACGGAAAATACATTTTCCAACCCAAACCATTATTTAACGTTAGACCTCTTTGtgccattaaattttaaatgtgtcttagaaataagttattttaagtcaattgtaaatagcaagttcaataaaccaaaattgcaaatttaaaaCGTAATCcggtttgctttttttcattaagaTTTATCTAACCAGTTTCCAATCcgatatgaaaattaaatacaaatttgtgcGCGCCTCACTGCATAATCTCAGAACTGTTCTTTTACATCGGACTTACAAAatgtttccataaaaaattcaacacataactttgtattaatttttagaaataaacaacATAGGTAATCAAAGAAAGAAATACTCagcttttgacaaaattcaaggtaactatatatttatttaaccttttttttttttataagtagttactaatttaaatataaatattttttttcttattttcattaTCATACAATCACAAAAACAATCACAGATGCTGAGGGCACTTCGGTATCCTGATTAAAATTCCATAAATCAAGGCGACCACTGCCGTCGACAGAAGCGAACAAGTCGGGGTGAATTATCTTCAAATGAATATAATGGTTAAGTGTTCTacaagtaaatacaaaaaatgttatacacATTGGTCGTTAGAGTAGATATTAAATTTCACCTAAGACTCCATAACTTAATTGTCCAATCAATGGACGATGTAAGTAACGAATCACCAAAATCTGGTGTAGATTGATTTGGATGAGTTGATATTCCCGTCACAGGACCCAAATGCTTCTCATAGACTTCAGACACACCCGACCGTATTCCATGTCGATAAGCTTgagtagaaacaacaatttatttataagcaaATGTAAAATCACAAGAAACTTTTACAATAATAAACACTGCCATCTTCACTACCCATAACCAGATTGTAAATCTCATTAGATGGAAAGGACATGCAAGTGATTGCCGTTGCTGCAATTTCAGTGTATCTTGCGGCCATCGGATGAGATCGATATTGTCTGCATTCTGTGTGCCAACCATTTGCAAACAGTACACTGGATGCGTATGTGAAGTTGCACTTAGAGGTGTCCTCTGGATGGGTGTGCGCTTTTACACTCGATTATCCCATAATACAATCTGACCGGAATACGTTCCACCGAGTATAATATTCTGATTGAATTTAGCAAAGCATGTTGACATAACGGCACTCTGACAATGGAATTCATCTTcgggtgtttgttttttatattttgtgttccaGGCCATTACAATACTATCTTGTTCATTGGGACTCTCCTTAAAAAAGTAAGTGGGTTTAAGATAGAATCGTAGAAAAAATACAATTGCAAACCTCATTATTTGGATATGAAGCAACAACCAGTTTAGGAAAATGTGTTGGCCAATCCATTGCAGTGATGCATCGATTTTTAGATCATCGGTCTTCGTAGAAAGCTCAATTCAATGGCAACCTGTGTCCTCTCATCGTTTGACTCTTCATTATCACCACCTCCAATATGTAGTCTGTGTAAATGTCGACATTCTCAAATAGAGCCCTTTCGATGACACGTCCAGCGCGTAAAACAAACCTTTAAAAATCCTCCGACAAGATGATCATCTGTTTTTGTTCTTCCGTTCTGAAAGCACAAATGTTAATTGATGTAAAGAGAAgagagaaaaaattcacttactctatttttctcttcaggtttttttttgtgttcaagtgGTGTCATGGCTGATGCACCTTCCTTCCAGTGGACAAACTATGTGGTACAATTCCTGGTGGTAGTTTGGAATGGAAACCGTGGTCGATGTGTGGCAGCGATCTCTCTTCGTCATCTCCTTGGGAATCATAGGTAAAACAGGaacaattcgattttttttgtttgttttttctctcatttttattagagctttttgttttattaacttttaattttttaaataaaaaagcaaaagcaaactttttgacagacagctaaTAAAGTTTGTTCGGTGCTGCCAAACTTTTACAcgcatttcaaaaatctcgatgtcgtttttttgcacgaaatctatatagataaacaaaaaaacacacctaattatccagattttactttctctcgataaaaacagtagtgccaaggtactttatttgttgtgttcatacaaaagtatctgaaaatattaacaaacaaaaaaaagcggagaaaacgaggtttgaaaaaaactctcatagaaaaaaataatcaaaaatttgtttgacatggttgcattgaaatgttaatatctcgagatatacgcaatgcacttttcagataaaagtcttaaatggatcctgataaaatttttgaacaaatatacagggtgtccggtagaaaatggataagcctaaaatggctgataggtgtacttttgactgttctgaaaccgaatagaaaaagtttctatcgcaaccagtttagaaaatattagctttttttcgttcaatgtactttaaatttcatcatcttacgttttctttaaccacaaccacgaatgaatgaattttataaatttcttatttttataattttctacaataattggctcactacataagaagttaaaagtttttataactgttgcatcttttcttaaaaaaaattttgaaatttgtttttcgatgcaaaatgtaaaaaaaaaacattttatgaaaattttcaaacacctgtggtatttttgattttttttcgattttgtaaaacttttttatttttatttctaacttttcgaaaaaactttggtaattttattaatatttttgttcaacaatgttatcaggatccatttaagacttttatctgaaaagtgcattgcatATATACCGAAATATTcacatttcaatgcaactatgacaaacaattttttgattatttttttctatgagaccTTTTTTCAAACCTTATTTTccccgcttttttttttttgttaatattttcagatatttctgtatgaacacaacaattcaactaccttggcactatcgagagaaagtaaaatctggataattatctggatttttcaaaaatctatacagataaagtttttgttgtttttaacatgtaaattgttttgatttcaaaaatctcgatgtcgtttttttgcacaaaatctatatagataaacaaaaaaacacaccttttatctggatttttcaaaaatctatacatacagataaagtttttgttgtttttaacatgttaattgttttgatttcaaaaatctcgatgtcgtttttttgcacaaaatctatatagataaacaaaaaaacacacctattataagcctggtacgcgctaaattttagccgagataaaattcaaatacaagttatcgataatttgtatgggatcgtttttagctcggctaaaatttttcgataatttgtatgggagctaaaatttatctcgaacaacgtaccaggcttaataaaaaaaaaaaacaaaactgtcttcaagcaaacgagtccgaacTGGATCCGAATCGGTTCCGAAGTGAGTACGAGCTTGACCTCGCATAGGGCTCCAttgcggctcaaattagtatggaaattataatcaccgcggagccgattgcatatgtattagcGTGGTGAAattctccattccgagaaaacggagccgagctcgtatttttttacttaccacagctgtaaaccgaaatagctgcgttcctttggaaatatttatctactttttagtacttaaaactactttgatctactttgctatactgaaaaagtagttcaaaggaGCTTTAAGTActtaaaagtagataaatatttcgaaaggaacgcagctaataaaaaagaaattatattgactacgatttttttttctcgcaaaACAATGTGCAGCCCATTGTGTTTGCGGAAAAAAaccccaactaacaatttcgcTTTCATAACGATCGATGGTGAGAAGCTtctcaataggtgtgttttttattacaactggTCTtaattggacaaaaaaaacgcagtcggggctaagcaatttacatgttaaatacaacaacactttagccccgtgggcttagttgtttagcccggagatttctctgggcttaactttttgaacagttttaaatctgtgctaccaaactaattttttcagaaattgtttagaatttgcttacaaacgtgaaaacttacatttggaatgataaaatgtatttaagcctggtacgctgctcgcgctaaattttagctcccatacaaattatcgaaaatttttagccgagctaaaatggatcccatacaaattatcgataacttgtatgggaattttatctcggctaaaatttagcgcgaacagcgtaccaggctttaactaGGTTTACTAGCAtacattattatattttttttgtaaaacatacatgaaaataaaggaaaaactcgaaagcgaaaaatatgacaactctaaatatttgttgtgtcttgtgttttcggaacattaaatatacagtgctgccaagatttcaggttaagccccgatgcgttttttttgtccagttaagcccaGTGGTAAtgaaaaacacacctaatatccttctttttaaatttcaacTCGATCTTTCGATGCTGCATGAAAACTAAGTAAGATTTACTTTTATTAACGCCCCACTTGTAAATCGATAATCGATAACAAAACGATAATGGCCAAATTGAATTATTCGTTCAACACTGGTTCAACTAAGAATAATCGAAACCAACTTCACATCGGCCCATAGAAATTTCCCCAAACAAAGAGAGAGGGAGACACGCGTTTGTTTGCGTAGTGTAGGCACAATTCTAGTATTCTTATCAGTTTCTgtgcaaatatttaatttaaactaaattattttcattcaaTAACAATCACAAATAAGTGCATAATATATTGCAACTATTTGTAAAgtgtttcaaataaatttgttgCCAGTTGTTGATTTACCGTCATCCAATTGACTCGCGACCCAAGCAACAGGTAGATCTGTTTGGCTTTTTACTCGCAGTTTTCAATTCCATCGAATttcgttgttttaaaaatattttgtattactGATCTGCGTTCCCCTACGTAttgtaaatcaaaatatttaaaaaaaaaatcttttgatctttctgctttttttcattaaatggtAAGAATcgaaaagtagttttttttattttcctagaAAACGTCCATTGTTAGTCATGCACATGCCCTTTGCAGTAGCATTGGTTAGATTATACACGAACCTTTATTTTCATGATCGTTTTGCTGTTGTGGGTTATTGTTGAAATTATGTGTTTATTTCTAGTCGATTGTCTCCACTAAACGTAAACATGGGTGCATGCTTTACACTGGAACGTGATGAAGAAATTATGGCAAGAAAACGGAGCAAAGAAATAGACCGTCAGCTTGAGGCTTCAGAAAGGCAACGACCAAAGGTTCTTAAAATTTTGCTACTGGGTGCTGGCGAAAGTGGTGagtgttgatttatttttatacctatacagggtgtccacagtcaccgccccaaatgaaaaccatggattcctgaggtcattttaagtcgaaaaacttaagaggtaattttctcgttttcgtcccgttttcgagttaccacggtttttatgatttttgctctctcgtcctttaactggccttatctttgccaaactaagtttgatttgaaagattttttttacaaccaataaagaatttattacagtttaagtttgtctcaa encodes:
- the LOC129918829 gene encoding cytoplasmic dynein 1 intermediate chain-like codes for the protein MAARYTEIAATAITCMSFPSNEIYNLVMGSEDGSVYYSYRHGIRSGVSEVYEKHLGPVTGISTHPNQSTPDFGDSLLTSSIDWTIKLWSLRTLNHYIHLKIIHPDLFASVDGSGRLDLWNFNQDTEVPSASVIVFVIV